Part of the Zingiber officinale cultivar Zhangliang chromosome 8A, Zo_v1.1, whole genome shotgun sequence genome, TTTAATGGCTGTTATTTTTAATGACCTTCTGGGATGTGTTGAGGAGTTGGGCTCTCAGTTTATTTGGCCAAATGCACAGGTGAATCATGGGTGGCAAGATCAATTATGGTTGTTGAAGAGTATATGCTTGTATGCATTGAGAATTTTCCGCAGTTTGGAACTTTCGTTGCTGATTCTGGAACAAGCTCTCCATATTATTCTCTGCATTCTGGCTGCACAATTCGGGATATACTTGAAATGGTAAAAGTTGATTATGTTTATTATCAAGTTACATATTTTTTTCCCTCCCAACTTATAGTTCTTTTTATCACGCTGGTATTTGAGACCTTTTTCATGTTAAATGTTGTAAATGAGTTATCGATAAGCCTAAGTAAATGTATATGCATCTACTCATGTTTTCACTTTTCAATTATCCATGATATTCTTCTCAAACTTAAATATCTATTCCTTGATAGCATATTGCAACCCGTTTTCTATCATACATGCAATGTGCCTGGTCGTGACATATACAGACGACAGAAAGCATTTTAATGGAATGTTATGGGTAGTAATTAGATTGTGACTATATTTCTTAGTCATAACTCTAATGTCTACAAGGCCGACCGATATCCATTAAAAGAGCAGTGTTTAACATGCATTCATCCGTCTGTTACTGGCATATGATGTCTTCCGTCCGTGTATACCTCCTCAGGTCATTGAGCTCTCTCCCGTTCGATGTGTGACCTTAACATTTGCCGATGTCTTGCCTGCTACTAACTTCTTTTCCAACAAGATCAAGAAAGAGAGGCAGCTAGCTGAAACCCCAAATCTCCACACATGGAAGTTGAAGTGGTACAGCGACGACGCTCTCTTAAAATTCGTCGCTCTCGTGAAGGCAATTTATTTAGGATTAAAATCTTCTCCTCTTCCTGTGAAGTGTATATCTTGAAGTGTTCTATCAATCTGCATCTACACGGATCCATTTcattcattcttttgtttagtaTCGATGTGCAGGTATTTATACACTCGTTTCATGTCTTTAGTCACCATTAATTCTTCGATTCTCGTACTCGAGATCCTTCTTCTATTCTATAGAGTAGTAACTTATATTcaattttgtgtgtgtgtgttttttttttttttgtaactagGAAATTTTTTGGTGTGAATATTTCAGTCCGTCGGTGTTCTTGCTGTGCAATAAATATTGCTTTTTTCCCAGGGCTGTCATTCATGGCGCTTCATGTGTGAAGCAACCCTCAAGGGAAATTCGCGTCAGTCAATTTTATCCgataggaaatgttttatttgtgTGATTAATTAGGCTGTTTAAATTAAAGAACTTTTTGGCTCCCTCTTCGACATTTACACGCGTCCTCAATCCACGGCGACGCGAAGCATGAGGCGAGCGAGCGAGCGAGCGATAGCCTTCCAGAGGCGGCGGCCATAACATAAACAATTGACTTGGATTCTAAAGAAAACGATAAAGACGATGACATTGCAATTCGTCGAATCCATAGCACCGCCAATGGCAGGTCGGTCGATCTCAAGAGCGATGGGAGCTCAATCTCTTTTCAGGTTTTACTTTTTGGGGAAAAATGAACTacgttatttaaaaaaaaaaattatgacctTTCCGATCAAGTTTGCGCTGTTCTGTTCGAGTTCAGCAGGAGCGCGCACGGCAGCTCTTCGGTGCAATCCGTCCGGGCGCTGCGTCGGTGCTTCCGGACGAGGTGGTCGAGCTGAAGTCAGCGTGGCGACGGCGGTCCTGGAGGAGGGACGCAGCAGCGCACGGCCACGGCGATAGCTACTGGACCCCTGACCCGGACACCGGCGTCTTCGGCCCCGAGGACGACCGTCACGGTCAAAGAAGAAGTGGAAACGCTCGCGGCGGCGGCTCGTCGGTGCCGGAGGAGAACGCTTGGATCCGACATCTCGAGGTGGAGGATGCCGAAAAGCTTGATCCAGCGGCCGCCATGGACTAGATTTGATGCTATAAATAGTAAAGAAGTTAGACATTGGAGAATAATAATCCATGTGATGATGACGGCGACGACGTCTTCCACATCttttggaagttttaatttggTTGATGTTCGTTCATGGAACAGTTGCAAGAGTCAAGTTAGTTTGAGTTAAGTCCTAAGTAgtggagaaagaagagaggaaaattGAGATACGATAACAAAGAGAACGATGAAAAGGAGAGAAAGTGATACGAATTTGAGATGTGATAAAGGAAAGAACAATGCGAAAGGAATAccaagagaaaggaaaggaagagCTAAAGGCGTAAGGATGAAAATGTGATAATAAAAAGAATGATGAAAAAAGAATATGGATAAAGGGAATGATGAGAAAAGGGAGATGAATTGGGAGAGAAGAAGAATATAAAGAAATTATAGAGATGCCAatgggaagagaaaagaaatgataaaaaaaaaaaaagatacaaAGGAGTTTTTATTATAATCATAAATTTGTTAcacaattttagaaaatttaaaaactttctttaacAAAAAAATGACTGCTATTTTAAAGcacaaaatttagattttattttataatctcATTAATATATGATCATTTTAGACTCCATccctattatattattatttgaaAAATGATATGTGGAAAGAATTTTAAGGGAATATTCAAAATAGACATATAAATGATGAGACCCATGAGAAGTGAAATGGTGGATCATGAATTTATAtatctatttttaatattttattgagaTTTTTTCTTTGTACACATcattgtttttattatttatatttaaataaattttattttattttattttattattaatattttttttataaacaaatCTTTGTCCGTATAATCTTGTATTTCAGAATTTCatatttatcataaatttctatttcaaataagattttatttcattattataataaataataataataaaaaaatttttgtGGGTCTCATCTTATGTATTTCAGAATTTCatatttatcataaatttctatttcaaataaataaaaactaaaaataacaaacttttttttgttttccaaatAATGTATAATATGCACTATTTTCTGCTATATTTGGAAAAGCTAGAAGGGTAAAAGTTTAAATTTATTAACTTGACAAAACACTGCCTTCATTTAAGTATAATTATCaagtgaaaaaagaaaaacagAGTATAATGGTCTTTTGGAATCAGAAGCTTTCCTTTCTTCATTCTTTTTTGTATTTTGAAATacatgaaaatttcaatttgctCCAAATTGTATCTTCTTTTTCTAAAACTTCCTAAGACACTATTTGATAATTATGCCtcgtttagtttatttttttattgtttgacTCATAAACTATAAACACCGGCAATAGCAATCATGCGTGTGTAATttaatacataaaaatatttaaattttataaaataaatattttctataaataattaaataatattattcaatgataatataatttatttttgataataaTAAATACTACATTTAATATTAGTTAAAAGACCATACTTCAGACTCAGTAAgacttttttttataaaaaattaatttaatatcatatttgATTTTAGTAAAaagacaataaaaaaaataagaaaaatatattttttaacatataGAAGTTTCTTCACTCATTTTATGTTAATCTTAATATGTAagattaaagaaaataaaaagattactaataatttttttaataatacgtCGTAGTTAAATTTTGAACTCTAAATtcctaattaataaattttaaatttttttgggacattaacttaatttaattttagattttcttaataaaatagtaaaataaaatgATAAGATAATAAGATTATTAGAAATAATAAAAACGAAAAGATGTCTTTAATTATCTAAAATATTAGGTATAAAaggatattttaaatattaaatt contains:
- the LOC122009483 gene encoding uncharacterized protein LOC122009483, with translation MLLFWNDNSGGESWVARSIMVVEEYMLVCIENFPQFGTFVADSGTSSPYYSLHSGCTIRDILEMVIELSPVRCVTLTFADVLPATNFFSNKIKKERQLAETPNLHTWKLKWYSDDALLKFVALVKAIYLGLKSSPLPVKCIS
- the LOC122010954 gene encoding uncharacterized protein LOC122010954 — translated: MTLQFVESIAPPMAVQQERARQLFGAIRPGAASVLPDEVVELKSAWRRRSWRRDAAAHGHGDSYWTPDPDTGVFGPEDDRHGQRRSGNARGGGSSVPEENAWIRHLEVEDAEKLDPAAAMD